Proteins encoded within one genomic window of Spirulina major PCC 6313:
- a CDS encoding ABC transporter permease has product MTIRWIVKKSRVLLSVYYAYMVEYRAELLFWMLSGSLPLILMGVWIEAAGTGQFGLTSLEFARYFVTVFLVRQFTLVWVVWEFEKEVVQGKLSLRLLQPIDPVWHHVAGHLSERVARLPFLLILIGLIYALYPQVFVWPGWAAVLWGVAATLAAFLLRFLLQYSLAMMAFWTERASALEQFFFLFYLFFSGYIAPLNVFPESMLRIVQWTPFPYVLYFPAAIFVGFPVDLGRGFLVIALWCIGLFFVNRLLWRRGLKQYSGMGA; this is encoded by the coding sequence ATGACAATTCGCTGGATTGTGAAAAAAAGCCGCGTCCTCCTCTCGGTGTATTACGCCTATATGGTGGAATATCGCGCCGAACTTTTGTTTTGGATGTTGTCGGGTTCGTTGCCGTTGATCTTAATGGGAGTCTGGATTGAGGCAGCGGGGACGGGACAATTTGGGCTAACCAGTTTGGAGTTTGCCCGCTATTTTGTAACGGTGTTTTTGGTGCGGCAATTTACCCTGGTGTGGGTGGTGTGGGAATTTGAAAAAGAAGTGGTACAGGGAAAGCTCTCATTACGGCTGCTGCAACCCATTGATCCCGTGTGGCACCATGTGGCGGGTCATCTCTCGGAACGGGTGGCACGGCTGCCGTTTTTGTTGATTTTAATTGGGCTAATTTATGCCTTATATCCCCAGGTGTTTGTGTGGCCGGGGTGGGCGGCGGTGCTGTGGGGTGTGGCGGCAACGTTGGCGGCGTTTTTGCTGCGGTTTTTGCTGCAATATTCCCTGGCAATGATGGCATTTTGGACAGAACGCGCCAGTGCCTTAGAACAGTTTTTCTTTTTGTTTTACTTGTTTTTTTCAGGGTATATTGCACCACTGAATGTGTTCCCGGAATCGATGCTGCGGATTGTGCAATGGACCCCGTTTCCCTATGTCCTCTATTTTCCGGCGGCGATTTTCGTTGGGTTTCCGGTGGATCTCGGACGGGGCTTTTTGGTGATCGCTCTTTGGTGTATTGGTCTCTTCTTTGTCAATCGCCTCCTCTGGCGGCGCGGCTTGAAACAGTATTCCGGCATGGGAGCTTAG
- a CDS encoding UPF0182 family protein, translated as MVGKRGIILGFIVVGLLLADRGIALIAQILWFEEVGYQAAFWTRMQTQVLLWVGVSGLSALFYFKNLAWCDRHQYPHPAPVDNRPLGPLPLPPKAQSLSLRWLLPITVSLAVFLGWLTVQYAYVAFQYGWLGSSVPTLTPDLPPTLSWRSLIALFAPDHTRLWLIVAAIALGIIVRVQWMVRGLGLVVVVLLGYLATNHWTRLLTWQSATPFYERDPLFNLDISFYLFRLPVIELMSLWFAGLALVTLIACLLVYLLSGDSLSQGRFPGFSPPQLRHLYRLGGVMMGAIALQHVVTCFQRVYSTRGAVYGAGYTDVNLQLPWEIGLGCIALGIGIGLIWQSTSRRRPRDCRLLTVGRNIIILYLIPSLLGLTLSSAMQRFNVQPNELERETPYLTRSIAATRNAFGLDAIEAQTFDPQDTLSLAQIEANPPTIDNIRLWDTRPLLQANRQLQEIRLYYSFNDADIDRYTIQRYLDDGTIETQTQQMIIAPRELDYDKVEGVTKTWVNEHLVYTHGYGFTLSPVNRVGEGGLPAYDVQDIGTEADAGQLQIADDLVPGSIPLGRPRIYFGELTHTHILTSTKVQEFDFPSGADNVLNTYDGTGGIALDSLWRRWVFAAYLRDWPMLFTENFTPETRLLFRRTITRRLQEIAPFLRYDSDPYLVVADVEDQPETSGEGNYLYWMIDAYTTSDRYPYSDPGENPYNYIRNSVKVVVDAYNGDVTFYIADPTDPIIQTWHKIFPQLFRSLEQMPPALRSHLRYPADLFNTQSERLLTYHMREPRVFYNREDQWAIPQEIYADTTQPVESYHLIMRLPTANNAEFVLLHPYSPVARPNLIAWLAARSDGDNYGKLLLYQFPKQKLVFGVSQIEALINQDPEISQQISLWNTQGSQAVQGNLLVIPIEDALLYVEPLYLEAEQNSVPTLARVIVAYDNTIVMAKTLDQALQELFTPSPTPDTPEVIRRSVDTPAELLTPIPSTPDPSPTVAP; from the coding sequence ATGGTGGGTAAACGGGGAATAATCCTAGGGTTCATCGTGGTGGGGCTGCTGTTGGCCGATCGCGGCATTGCTCTGATCGCGCAAATTCTGTGGTTTGAAGAGGTGGGTTACCAGGCGGCGTTTTGGACGCGGATGCAGACTCAGGTGCTGCTCTGGGTGGGGGTAAGTGGGCTTTCGGCGCTGTTTTATTTTAAAAATTTGGCTTGGTGCGATCGCCACCAATACCCCCACCCCGCGCCGGTGGACAATCGCCCCCTGGGCCCGCTGCCCCTTCCCCCCAAGGCCCAATCCCTGTCCCTGCGCTGGTTGTTGCCGATTACCGTCAGTTTGGCGGTGTTCTTGGGCTGGCTGACGGTGCAGTATGCCTACGTGGCGTTTCAATACGGGTGGCTGGGGTCATCGGTTCCCACCCTGACCCCGGATCTGCCGCCGACGCTGAGTTGGCGATCGCTGATTGCCCTGTTTGCCCCCGATCACACTCGGCTCTGGCTGATTGTGGCAGCGATCGCCCTGGGCATCATCGTGCGGGTGCAGTGGATGGTGCGTGGCTTGGGGCTAGTGGTAGTGGTGCTCTTGGGCTATTTAGCCACCAACCATTGGACGCGCCTCCTCACCTGGCAGTCCGCCACCCCGTTCTATGAGCGTGACCCCCTCTTCAACCTGGACATTAGTTTTTATCTCTTTCGCCTGCCGGTGATTGAATTGATGTCCCTCTGGTTTGCTGGGTTGGCGCTTGTGACCCTGATCGCCTGCCTGCTGGTCTATCTCCTGTCCGGTGATAGCCTGTCCCAAGGACGGTTTCCGGGCTTTTCCCCGCCCCAATTGCGCCATCTTTACCGCTTGGGTGGGGTGATGATGGGTGCGATCGCCCTTCAGCACGTTGTCACCTGTTTTCAGCGCGTCTACTCCACACGGGGCGCAGTCTACGGCGCAGGCTACACCGATGTCAATCTCCAACTCCCCTGGGAAATCGGTTTGGGCTGCATCGCCTTGGGCATCGGCATCGGGCTGATCTGGCAATCCACCTCCCGCCGCCGTCCCCGCGACTGTCGCCTCCTCACCGTCGGCCGCAACATCATCATCCTCTACCTGATCCCCTCCCTCCTGGGCCTCACCCTCAGCAGCGCCATGCAACGCTTTAACGTTCAGCCCAACGAACTCGAACGAGAAACCCCCTACCTCACCCGCAGCATCGCCGCCACCCGAAACGCCTTCGGCCTCGATGCGATCGAGGCCCAAACCTTCGACCCCCAAGACACCCTCAGCCTCGCCCAAATCGAAGCCAACCCCCCCACCATCGACAACATCCGCCTCTGGGACACCCGCCCCCTCCTCCAAGCCAACCGCCAACTCCAAGAAATTCGCCTCTACTACAGTTTTAACGATGCCGACATCGATCGCTACACGATCCAACGCTATCTCGACGACGGTACGATCGAAACTCAAACCCAACAGATGATCATCGCCCCCCGCGAACTGGACTACGACAAAGTCGAAGGCGTGACCAAAACCTGGGTGAACGAGCATTTGGTCTACACCCACGGCTACGGGTTCACCCTGTCGCCTGTGAATCGTGTCGGGGAAGGGGGGCTACCGGCCTACGATGTACAGGATATTGGCACGGAAGCCGATGCGGGGCAGCTACAAATCGCGGATGACCTCGTGCCGGGGAGTATTCCCCTCGGTCGGCCGCGGATTTACTTTGGCGAACTGACCCACACCCATATTCTGACCTCCACGAAGGTGCAGGAATTTGACTTTCCCAGCGGGGCGGATAATGTGCTGAATACCTACGATGGTACGGGGGGAATCGCTTTAGATTCCCTGTGGCGGCGTTGGGTGTTTGCGGCCTATTTGCGGGATTGGCCCATGCTGTTTACGGAAAACTTCACGCCGGAAACGCGGCTGTTGTTCCGCCGCACGATTACCCGACGGTTGCAGGAAATTGCACCGTTTTTGCGCTATGACAGCGATCCTTATTTAGTCGTGGCGGATGTGGAGGATCAGCCGGAGACATCGGGGGAGGGGAATTATTTGTATTGGATGATCGATGCCTATACGACGAGCGATCGCTACCCCTACTCCGATCCCGGCGAGAACCCCTACAACTACATTCGCAACTCCGTGAAAGTCGTCGTCGATGCCTATAACGGTGATGTCACCTTCTACATCGCTGACCCCACCGATCCGATCATTCAAACCTGGCATAAGATTTTTCCCCAACTCTTCCGCTCCTTAGAACAGATGCCGCCCGCGTTGCGATCGCACCTCCGCTACCCCGCCGACCTCTTCAACACCCAATCCGAACGCCTCCTCACCTACCACATGCGCGAACCCCGCGTCTTCTACAACCGCGAAGACCAATGGGCCATCCCCCAAGAAATCTACGCCGACACCACCCAACCCGTGGAATCCTATCACCTGATCATGCGGCTCCCCACCGCCAACAACGCCGAATTCGTCCTGCTCCATCCCTACTCCCCCGTCGCCCGCCCCAACCTAATCGCCTGGCTCGCCGCCCGCTCCGACGGCGACAACTACGGCAAACTCCTCCTCTACCAATTCCCCAAACAAAAACTCGTCTTCGGCGTTTCCCAAATCGAAGCCCTGATCAACCAAGACCCCGAAATCTCCCAACAAATCTCCCTCTGGAATACCCAAGGCTCCCAAGCCGTCCAAGGCAACCTCCTCGTCATCCCCATCGAAGATGCGCTACTCTATGTCGAACCCCTCTACCTCGAAGCCGAACAAAATAGCGTCCCCACCCTCGCCCGCGTCATCGTCGCCTACGACAACACCATCGTCATGGCCAAAACCCTCGACCAAGCCCTCCAAGAACTCTTCACCCCCTCCCCCACCCCCGACACCCCAGAAGTGATTCGCCGCTCCGTCGATACCCCCGCCGAACTCCTCACCCCAATCCCCTCTACCCCAGACCCCTCCCCCACCGTTGCCCCATGA
- a CDS encoding rhodanese-like domain-containing protein translates to MHSHSDPLPSISVTDLAQRLAAGDDTLQLIDVRETEEIAMASLPNFQVFPLSTFAQWSTTLPQTLDPHAETYVLCHHGMRSAQMCQWLRSQGFTNVTNIRGGIDAYASLVDPAIARY, encoded by the coding sequence ATGCACAGCCATTCTGACCCCCTTCCGAGTATTTCCGTCACCGATCTGGCCCAACGTCTCGCCGCAGGCGATGATACGCTCCAACTCATTGACGTGCGAGAAACCGAAGAAATCGCAATGGCAAGTCTGCCTAATTTTCAAGTTTTCCCCCTCAGCACCTTTGCCCAATGGTCAACGACGCTCCCCCAAACCCTTGATCCCCATGCAGAAACCTATGTCCTGTGCCACCACGGTATGCGCTCGGCGCAAATGTGCCAATGGTTACGGAGCCAAGGATTTACCAATGTTACAAATATAAGGGGCGGCATTGATGCCTATGCCAGTCTGGTTGATCCAGCGATCGCTCGCTACTGA
- the hrcA gene encoding heat-inducible transcriptional repressor HrcA, whose translation MPGHDQLSERQQHILWATVRRYVATAEPVGSKALADEYDFQVSSATIRNTMGRLEKVGLLYQPHTSAGRVPSDSGYRVYVDQLITLNDLSGQHLRALYQQKLDWQTYHLEQILQRAAQILATLSGYIALITLPHNTNQTIQHLQVLPINDTQGMLIIVTDAYQTQSVLLDLETLLGLEAIADDDDWAIEDELQILSNFLNQKLRGQALATLQQVNWQELGEEFRRYSNLVQQVLTEVLRRCQTPTVMPILIHGFAEALRQPEFSEVQQIQALLHLLEKEQEQLFPLMFTAPAPTPQRVTVRIGSENSLEPLNSCTLISAQYSHGTTPVGSVGLIGPTRMLYENAIALVESTAQYLTDSLTNGLA comes from the coding sequence ATGCCAGGTCACGATCAACTCAGTGAGCGACAACAACATATCCTGTGGGCAACGGTGCGGCGGTATGTTGCCACCGCCGAACCGGTCGGCTCCAAAGCGTTAGCCGACGAGTACGATTTTCAAGTCAGTTCCGCCACGATTCGTAATACCATGGGTCGCCTCGAAAAGGTGGGCTTGCTCTATCAACCCCACACCTCCGCCGGGCGTGTCCCCTCGGATTCAGGCTATCGGGTCTATGTGGATCAATTGATCACCCTTAATGATCTGTCGGGCCAGCACCTCCGCGCCCTCTATCAGCAAAAACTGGACTGGCAAACCTATCACCTCGAACAGATTCTCCAACGGGCCGCGCAGATTCTCGCCACCCTCAGCGGCTATATTGCCCTGATCACCCTGCCCCACAACACCAACCAAACCATCCAGCATCTTCAGGTGTTGCCGATTAACGACACCCAAGGAATGTTAATTATTGTCACCGATGCCTACCAAACCCAATCGGTGCTGCTGGATTTGGAAACGCTGCTGGGATTAGAGGCGATCGCCGACGATGACGATTGGGCGATCGAAGATGAACTGCAAATCCTCTCCAACTTCCTCAACCAAAAATTGCGCGGCCAAGCCCTCGCCACCCTCCAACAGGTCAACTGGCAAGAACTCGGCGAAGAGTTTCGCCGCTATAGCAACCTCGTGCAGCAGGTGTTAACCGAGGTTCTGCGCCGCTGTCAAACCCCGACGGTGATGCCCATCTTGATCCACGGGTTCGCCGAAGCCCTGCGCCAACCGGAATTTTCCGAAGTGCAGCAGATTCAAGCCCTCCTCCATCTTTTGGAAAAAGAACAAGAGCAACTCTTTCCCCTCATGTTCACCGCGCCAGCCCCCACCCCGCAGCGGGTAACGGTGCGCATCGGCTCGGAAAACTCCCTCGAACCCCTCAACAGTTGCACCCTCATTTCTGCCCAATATTCCCATGGCACAACCCCCGTGGGCAGTGTGGGGTTAATTGGCCCAACACGGATGCTCTACGAAAATGCGATCGCCCTCGTTGAATCCACCGCCCAATACCTCACCGACTCCCTCACCAACGGCCTCGCCTAA
- a CDS encoding DUF4278 domain-containing protein: MQLCYRGVQHNCHSLSLEVSESELSGKYRSQAYHLRYPRHVPALEPKSNLCYRGVTYQRCPEIQTEVKIKAQLAAIARSCHCSSSPPHAPKAQNAFSAVHFDNIKQDLERRIQVAQNRGDDSLVSLLQQESEQLAS, from the coding sequence ATGCAGCTTTGTTATCGTGGCGTTCAGCATAATTGCCATTCTCTTTCCTTGGAGGTGAGTGAAAGTGAGTTGAGCGGGAAATACCGCAGTCAAGCGTATCATTTACGCTATCCGCGCCATGTTCCCGCTCTAGAGCCTAAGTCTAATTTGTGCTATCGCGGCGTGACTTATCAACGCTGTCCGGAAATTCAAACCGAGGTTAAAATCAAAGCACAATTGGCGGCGATCGCTCGCTCTTGCCACTGTTCTTCTTCCCCACCCCATGCCCCCAAGGCCCAAAACGCTTTTTCTGCTGTTCACTTCGACAACATCAAACAAGATTTAGAGCGACGGATTCAAGTGGCACAAAACCGTGGCGATGATTCCCTCGTCTCGCTACTCCAACAGGAATCAGAACAGCTTGCATCTTAA
- a CDS encoding DUF4278 domain-containing protein, translated as MQLSYRGVIYKPQHTTVDVKEGEVAGQYRGAPWRVHRYGQYAQTLQQDHQLIYRGIRYTH; from the coding sequence ATGCAGTTATCTTATCGTGGCGTCATTTATAAGCCTCAACATACGACAGTGGATGTTAAAGAAGGCGAAGTTGCCGGACAGTATCGTGGCGCTCCTTGGCGTGTTCATCGCTATGGTCAATATGCTCAAACCCTTCAGCAGGATCACCAATTGATCTATCGCGGCATTCGCTACACACATTAA
- a CDS encoding VOC family protein, which yields MTASLFHLAIPINDIDQAKTFYVEGLGCTVGRESPQAIILNFWDHQVVAHVTPDPLTPQKGIYPRHFGLIFPDEADWETTLDRAKTHNLQFRESEKRRFPGKVTEHRTFFLEDPFYNLLEFKYYCHPESIFSPQEGAQVGDR from the coding sequence ATGACCGCATCTTTATTTCACCTGGCGATCCCCATTAACGACATTGACCAGGCTAAAACGTTCTATGTGGAGGGTCTCGGCTGCACAGTTGGGCGCGAATCCCCCCAAGCGATAATCCTCAATTTCTGGGACCATCAAGTGGTGGCCCATGTCACCCCCGATCCCCTCACTCCCCAAAAGGGCATCTATCCCCGTCATTTTGGCCTCATTTTCCCTGATGAAGCCGATTGGGAAACCACCCTCGATCGCGCCAAAACCCACAATCTCCAGTTTCGGGAATCGGAGAAACGCCGCTTTCCTGGCAAGGTGACGGAGCACCGTACTTTTTTCCTCGAAGACCCTTTTTATAATCTTCTGGAGTTTAAATACTATTGCCACCCGGAGTCGATTTTTAGCCCTCAGGAGGGGGCACAAGTGGGCGATCGCTAA
- a CDS encoding type 1 glutamine amidotransferase, with product MELRIGWLYPTLMSTYGDRGNVICLQQRCQWRNIDVAVVRLDQNATPEQFDQVDVIVGGGAQDRQQEIVMRDLQGEKAAKLRSQLDHGIPGVFTCGSPQLLGKYYEPGIGQRIDGLGLLDLVTKHPGLNTPRCIGNVAFELVSPELVAALEPLWPEPPIVVGFENHGGRTYLGETQPLGKVMIGYGNNGEDGWEGALHRHAIATYSHGPLLPKNPFLADWLIQTALLQKYNRQVTLQKLDDSLAIQARAALFKRLELSSLLKTA from the coding sequence ATGGAACTGCGGATTGGTTGGCTTTATCCCACCTTGATGAGCACCTACGGCGATCGCGGCAATGTGATCTGTCTGCAACAGCGTTGCCAATGGCGCAACATTGATGTTGCCGTTGTCCGTTTAGATCAAAATGCCACCCCGGAGCAGTTCGATCAGGTGGATGTGATCGTCGGGGGCGGGGCGCAGGATCGGCAGCAAGAAATCGTGATGCGCGACCTGCAAGGGGAGAAGGCGGCGAAGTTGCGATCGCAACTCGACCACGGCATCCCCGGCGTGTTTACCTGTGGATCACCGCAACTCCTCGGCAAGTATTATGAACCCGGCATCGGTCAACGCATTGACGGCCTAGGGTTGCTCGATCTCGTCACCAAACATCCCGGCTTGAATACACCCCGGTGTATTGGCAATGTTGCCTTTGAATTAGTCTCCCCTGAATTAGTTGCCGCCCTCGAACCCCTCTGGCCCGAACCGCCGATCGTGGTGGGGTTTGAAAACCATGGCGGCCGTACCTATTTAGGCGAAACTCAACCCCTCGGCAAAGTGATGATTGGCTACGGCAACAATGGCGAAGATGGCTGGGAAGGGGCGTTGCATCGCCATGCGATCGCCACCTATTCCCACGGCCCCCTCTTGCCCAAAAATCCCTTCCTCGCCGACTGGCTGATCCAAACCGCCCTGCTGCAAAAGTACAATCGCCAGGTGACGTTGCAGAAACTCGATGACTCCCTTGCAATTCAGGCAAGAGCCGCCCTGTTTAAACGATTAGAGTTATCCAGTCTGCTCAAGACAGCGTAA
- a CDS encoding response regulator transcription factor: MTDIPKLLLVDDEPGLREAVQIYLEDDEEFAVTAVASAAEAWVMLEKETFDLVISDLMMPQVDGYQFLQQLREDDRFKNLPVIFLTARGMTSDRIQGYQAGCDAYLPKPFEPDELLAMVKNLLARRAVAEASQGDSAKLEAIARELASIKGMLDQRPGITQSASPIHIDLTPREQSVLDLVAQGLMNKEIASHLETSVRNVEKYVSRLFSKTGTNSRTELVRYALEHGLTH, from the coding sequence ATGACCGACATTCCTAAACTCTTATTGGTAGATGATGAACCGGGCCTGCGCGAGGCCGTGCAGATCTATCTTGAAGATGACGAAGAATTTGCAGTGACGGCGGTGGCCAGTGCCGCCGAGGCCTGGGTGATGTTGGAAAAAGAGACCTTTGATTTGGTGATTTCTGACTTGATGATGCCCCAGGTGGATGGCTATCAGTTTTTGCAGCAACTGCGTGAGGATGACCGCTTTAAGAATTTACCCGTAATTTTTCTGACGGCGCGGGGGATGACGAGCGATCGCATTCAAGGCTATCAAGCTGGCTGTGATGCCTATTTGCCCAAACCCTTCGAGCCGGATGAACTGCTAGCGATGGTGAAAAACCTGCTGGCGCGGCGAGCCGTGGCCGAAGCCAGCCAAGGGGACAGCGCGAAATTAGAAGCGATCGCCCGCGAACTCGCCAGCATCAAAGGAATGCTCGATCAACGCCCCGGCATCACCCAATCCGCATCGCCCATCCATATCGACCTCACCCCCCGCGAGCAAAGTGTCTTAGACCTCGTTGCCCAAGGGTTAATGAATAAAGAAATTGCCAGCCATCTCGAAACCAGCGTCCGCAACGTCGAGAAATACGTCAGTCGGCTGTTCAGTAAAACAGGTACAAACAGCCGCACCGAACTCGTCCGCTACGCCCTCGAACATGGCTTAACCCATTAA
- a CDS encoding CZB domain-containing protein produces MIDFTLAKTKHAMWGLQLSTYIGSDNATPPASCLTSYRQCKLGTWLYSDGLSSYGHFPKMRDLERVHRQLHEMAQEIVTLKQHNQVAAAQQKLIEMQTVSNEILHLLDRVNQKFSELR; encoded by the coding sequence ATGATTGACTTCACCCTGGCGAAAACGAAACATGCGATGTGGGGCCTACAATTGAGCACCTATATCGGTAGTGATAATGCAACCCCTCCTGCTTCTTGCCTCACCTCCTATCGGCAATGCAAGCTGGGTACGTGGTTGTACAGTGATGGCTTGTCGAGCTATGGTCATTTTCCGAAGATGCGAGATCTCGAACGAGTGCATCGGCAACTTCATGAGATGGCCCAGGAGATTGTGACGCTCAAACAGCACAATCAAGTTGCTGCTGCTCAGCAAAAATTGATCGAGATGCAGACCGTGAGTAATGAGATTTTGCACTTACTCGATCGTGTGAATCAGAAGTTTAGTGAGTTGCGATAG
- the rarD gene encoding EamA family transporter RarD, with the protein MNRTPASTTLTGVFYAVFAYGAWGLLPIYWKLFGVIPAVEVLSHRMIWSMVFLLSILTVQRRWPELRQVLRSRRQLLGLFITTSLLAFNWGIYIYGVNSDRVVETSLGYYICPLVTMLLGLVVLRERLNWVQWVAVSLAGAGVVIFIQDLGQVPWIALGLAFSFALYGLLRKMIAIAPLVGLAVETLMIAPLLLILVGAWELQGLGHFTATPGITLAFIGAGVVTSMPLLWFNNAAKRLPLVSLGFYQYLAPTLQLSIGVFLYHEPFTTTHGITFGCIWAALALYSANTVMLNRVKLHEQSSD; encoded by the coding sequence ATGAACCGGACACCCGCCTCAACAACCCTGACGGGAGTTTTCTATGCTGTCTTCGCCTACGGGGCTTGGGGACTGCTGCCGATCTATTGGAAATTGTTTGGCGTGATTCCGGCGGTGGAGGTGTTGAGCCATCGGATGATTTGGTCGATGGTGTTTCTGCTGAGTATTTTGACGGTGCAGCGACGCTGGCCGGAATTGCGGCAGGTGTTGCGATCGCGCCGCCAACTCCTCGGCCTATTCATCACCACCAGTTTACTCGCGTTCAATTGGGGCATCTATATCTATGGCGTGAACAGCGATCGCGTCGTCGAAACCAGCCTCGGCTATTACATCTGCCCCCTCGTCACCATGCTGCTGGGGTTGGTGGTGTTGCGAGAACGCCTGAATTGGGTGCAGTGGGTCGCGGTGAGTTTGGCCGGGGCGGGGGTGGTGATCTTCATTCAAGATTTGGGGCAAGTGCCTTGGATTGCCCTAGGGTTAGCCTTTTCCTTTGCACTGTATGGATTGCTGCGCAAAATGATTGCGATCGCGCCCTTGGTGGGTCTCGCCGTGGAAACCCTGATGATCGCGCCCCTGTTGCTGATTTTAGTGGGGGCCTGGGAACTACAGGGCCTGGGACATTTCACCGCTACCCCCGGCATCACCCTCGCCTTTATCGGAGCCGGAGTCGTCACCTCCATGCCGCTACTGTGGTTCAACAACGCCGCCAAACGCCTGCCCCTCGTCAGCCTCGGCTTTTATCAATACCTCGCCCCCACCCTACAATTAAGCATCGGGGTCTTTCTCTACCACGAACCCTTCACCACCACCCACGGCATCACCTTCGGCTGTATTTGGGCCGCCCTCGCCCTCTATTCAGCCAATACCGTGATGCTCAACCGTGTCAAACTCCACGAGCAGTCTTCAGACTAA
- a CDS encoding ParA family protein, whose protein sequence is MGYVVSIVNMKGGVGKTTVTVNIATCLARDYQKRVLIVDLDTQVNATLSVMSPLDFAKLKKERRTLKTLVNQTIQADIGQPLRIQEVIYRDVCGVPGLDILAGDVELFDDYLLSALINTKAIANQQNYEKTWNRVENYLMRMILKPVIRNYDVILIDFPPGDNLITRSAVLASHLYLIPARAEPLSVVGIGLLESRIKQLRECDRTKIKMIGLAYTARGQASNMELKVKHRLEAEFGPANIFATEIPQNVDVAKAVEDYQPVVINNPKAPGARAFRKLTAEFLQKLAKTVRGKK, encoded by the coding sequence ATGGGATATGTTGTTTCAATCGTCAATATGAAAGGGGGCGTGGGTAAAACCACGGTCACGGTCAACATAGCGACCTGTTTAGCGCGGGATTATCAAAAACGGGTGTTGATCGTTGACCTCGATACCCAAGTGAACGCCACCTTGAGTGTGATGTCCCCCCTGGACTTTGCCAAGCTCAAAAAAGAACGGCGCACCCTCAAAACCCTGGTGAATCAAACCATTCAAGCTGATATTGGCCAGCCCTTGAGGATTCAAGAGGTGATTTATCGTGATGTTTGTGGTGTGCCGGGGCTGGATATTTTGGCGGGGGATGTGGAACTGTTTGATGATTATTTGCTGTCGGCGTTGATCAATACGAAGGCGATCGCTAACCAGCAGAATTACGAAAAAACCTGGAATCGCGTCGAAAACTACCTGATGCGGATGATCCTCAAACCCGTGATTCGCAACTATGACGTAATTTTGATTGACTTCCCCCCCGGCGATAACCTGATCACCCGCAGTGCCGTCCTCGCCAGTCATCTTTACCTGATTCCGGCCCGCGCCGAACCCTTGTCCGTGGTGGGGATCGGCTTGCTGGAAAGTCGGATTAAACAGTTGCGGGAATGCGATCGCACCAAAATTAAAATGATCGGCCTCGCCTACACCGCCCGCGGCCAAGCCAGCAACATGGAACTCAAAGTCAAGCACCGCCTTGAAGCCGAATTTGGCCCCGCCAACATTTTCGCCACCGAAATCCCCCAAAACGTCGATGTGGCCAAAGCCGTCGAAGACTATCAACCTGTCGTGATCAACAACCCCAAAGCCCCCGGCGCTCGTGCCTTTCGCAAACTCACCGCCGAATTCCTTCAAAAACTCGCCAAAACCGTGCGCGGCAAAAAATAA